The genomic window AGCGGCTTATTTGCACACATAAGCTCCGTCTTGAATGAACGTCTACAAACGCCCCAAAAAGACATTACACAGAAATTTAGGCAGATATGTTGTAACGCTAGATCAACCATAGATCtcgcaacaaaaaataaattggaTTGTCCTTTCACGTACGTGACTCATTCTTCTCGCGAATGCGCGGTAGTCAGTTCTTTGGCACCTTGAGTGCGAGCAATTGCAGAGTAGAACTGCACATATCCACGGTACGTCTCGTAGAGAACGTCTTTGGCAACAAGACAGTTCAGTTGATTATCAAAACGAGAAGGAACGTCCTCCACTTTTAGCTCTGTTCCATTTAAGATTTTCCCAAAAATTTCAAGGATAAATTCTCGAGTAATATTGCACAAGTTGGCAAGTGACTTCCGTCTCCGTATGCAATCAAAGACCATGTCCATTGGTGATTGACCTTCATCCTTTTTGGAGTGATTAAGACAAGATACAGCAGCCCAAAGTAACTGCAGTCGTCCACCAGTCACCGTGTCGTACAGAGTGGTTGTATTcacgcaaaaaattttttgtgATTCAAGCAGCTGAATGGCTTCTTCTCTACTCACATCACCCACTTCATAAACACGCATTCTTGATTGAGCACTCTGTGATTCAAATATGCTTCTCACTGATCCTCCGGAATCAATGAAGATCATATGAATTTGAGATCTGTCAacaattgattttgcatGTCGTTGCAAGTCTTTCAACTGCTGTACTCCGTCCTTCTGATACAAAATAGAATTGATGTTATCTACAATAACGATCActtgtcttttctttctttttgcatAGTCAAATGCGTGAGGACCAATGACGTAACGCATGAAGCGCACAAAGCCTGCTTTAGATGGCATCTCCACGTCCTTGTCTTTCCCCAGCCATGATAAAATTTTCAATATGCTTAGTTCCATAAACTTCTTATCAAATTCGCGCAACACAGCTTCTTCATAGTTAACTACGCTGTCACCAAAGTCAAAGTAGAGCAGACCTCCCTCTTTACTCTCCAGCATCTCCCTCGCCAATTCTAGCGCTAACCACGTCTTTCCACAACCATGCGG from Oscarella lobularis chromosome 1, ooOscLobu1.1, whole genome shotgun sequence includes these protein-coding regions:
- the LOC136199659 gene encoding uncharacterized protein isoform X1, with amino-acid sequence MTPRHSVVLWLETICHYGFQAVNWVFVKGGMALMVVFIAIVLASFMYDFASERTNELVQGLVNNGFGKFRDENVKQPSFVLDRAKEKKQFREMMAMPPGMQLYTLVVGPHGCGKTWLALELAREMLESKEGGLLYFDFGDSVVNYEEAVLREFDKKFMELSILKILSWLGKDKDVEMPSKAGFVRFMRYVIGPHAFDYAKRKKRQVIVIVDNINSILYQKDGVQQLKDLQRHAKSIVDRSQIHMIFIDSGGSVRSIFESQSAQSRMRVYEVGDVSREEAIQLLESQKIFCVNTTTLYDTVTGGRLQLLWAAVSCLNHSKKDEGQSPMDMVFDCIRRRKSLANLCNITREFILEIFGKILNGTELKVEDVPSRFDNQLNCLVAKDVLYETYRGYVQFYSAIARTQGAKELTTAHSREE
- the LOC136199659 gene encoding uncharacterized protein isoform X2, whose product is MTPRHSVVLWLETICHYGFQAVNWVFVKGGMALMVVFIAIVLASFMYDFASERTNELVQDRAKEKKQFREMMAMPPGMQLYTLVVGPHGCGKTWLALELAREMLESKEGGLLYFDFGDSVVNYEEAVLREFDKKFMELSILKILSWLGKDKDVEMPSKAGFVRFMRYVIGPHAFDYAKRKKRQVIVIVDNINSILYQKDGVQQLKDLQRHAKSIVDRSQIHMIFIDSGGSVRSIFESQSAQSRMRVYEVGDVSREEAIQLLESQKIFCVNTTTLYDTVTGGRLQLLWAAVSCLNHSKKDEGQSPMDMVFDCIRRRKSLANLCNITREFILEIFGKILNGTELKVEDVPSRFDNQLNCLVAKDVLYETYRGYVQFYSAIARTQGAKELTTAHSREE